One stretch of Streptomyces peucetius DNA includes these proteins:
- a CDS encoding DUF881 domain-containing protein translates to MSNSADSPQGPVRRFSWRPVRLLTAAVFALAGLIFVTSFNTAKGTDLRTDDSLLRLSDLIRQRSDKNGELEESTSAVRSDVDTLAQRDDGLTRAEDAKLKALQQSAGTDPLAGSALTVTLDDAPPNARAAPGYPEPQANDLVIHQQDLQAVVNALWQGGAEGIRVMDQRLISTSAVRCVGNTLILQGRVYSPPYKVTAVGDQEKLKKALADSPAIQNYQLYVEAYGLGWQVDENESVTLPGYSGTVDLQYAQPVG, encoded by the coding sequence TTGAGCAATTCTGCCGACTCCCCGCAAGGCCCCGTTCGCCGCTTCTCATGGCGACCGGTCCGGCTGCTGACGGCTGCCGTTTTCGCCCTCGCGGGACTGATCTTCGTGACCAGCTTCAACACTGCCAAGGGTACAGATCTGCGCACGGACGACTCCCTGCTGAGGCTGTCCGACCTGATCCGACAGCGCAGCGACAAGAACGGTGAGCTCGAGGAGTCCACCTCGGCCGTGCGCAGCGACGTGGACACCCTGGCGCAGCGCGACGACGGCCTCACACGGGCCGAGGACGCGAAGCTGAAGGCGCTGCAGCAGTCCGCCGGCACCGACCCGCTGGCGGGCAGCGCCCTGACCGTGACGCTCGACGACGCCCCGCCGAACGCCCGGGCCGCGCCCGGCTACCCGGAGCCGCAGGCCAACGACCTGGTCATCCACCAGCAGGACCTCCAGGCCGTCGTCAACGCGCTGTGGCAGGGCGGCGCCGAGGGCATCCGGGTCATGGACCAGCGGCTGATCTCCACCAGCGCCGTACGGTGTGTCGGCAACACGCTGATCCTCCAGGGCCGTGTCTACTCACCGCCCTACAAGGTCACCGCCGTCGGCGACCAGGAGAAGCTCAAGAAGGCCCTCGCCGACTCCCCCGCCATCCAGAACTACCAGCTGTACGTCGAGGCGTACGGGCTCGGCTGGCAGGTGGACGAGAACGAGTCGGTGACTCTTCCCGGCTACTCGGGCACAGTGGATCTCCAGTACGCGCAACCCGTCGGGTAA
- a CDS encoding aminodeoxychorismate/anthranilate synthase component II has protein sequence MSARILVVDNYDSFVFNLVQYLYQLGAECEVVRNDEVGLEHAQDGFDGVLLSPGPGAPEEAGVCVDMVRHCAATGVPVFGVCLGMQSMAVAYGGVVDRAPELLHGKTSPVTHEGTGVFAGLPSPFTATRYHSLAAEPAQFPAELEVTARTADGIIMGLRHRELPVEGVQFHPESVLTEHGHRMLANWLEQCGDAGAVGRSAGLAPVVGKALA, from the coding sequence GTGAGCGCACGCATTCTGGTCGTCGACAACTACGACAGCTTCGTCTTCAACCTCGTCCAGTACCTGTACCAGCTGGGCGCCGAGTGCGAGGTCGTGCGCAACGACGAGGTGGGCCTGGAGCACGCCCAGGACGGATTCGACGGCGTGCTGCTGTCGCCCGGCCCCGGCGCTCCCGAAGAGGCCGGTGTCTGCGTCGACATGGTGCGGCACTGCGCCGCCACCGGTGTGCCCGTCTTCGGGGTCTGCCTCGGCATGCAGTCGATGGCCGTCGCCTACGGCGGTGTGGTGGACCGGGCGCCCGAGCTGCTGCACGGCAAGACCTCGCCGGTCACCCACGAGGGCACGGGGGTCTTCGCCGGCCTGCCGTCGCCCTTCACCGCCACGCGCTACCACTCGCTGGCGGCCGAGCCGGCGCAGTTCCCGGCGGAGCTGGAGGTGACGGCGCGCACCGCGGACGGCATCATCATGGGGCTGCGCCACCGTGAACTGCCGGTCGAGGGAGTGCAGTTCCACCCCGAGTCGGTTCTGACGGAGCACGGCCATCGGATGCTCGCCAACTGGCTGGAGCAGTGCGGCGACGCCGGAGCGGTCGGGCGTTCGGCAGGGCTCGCACCGGTGGTGGGCAAGGCTCTGGCGTGA
- a CDS encoding class E sortase codes for MSAVRPGHEHGHEDEHGYGYGPQGQGELAYDPLTDPVPPGGHGSPWFRDTAVPASDAQQYQPQSPQPAPSPQASQQEWQGGRYPVNEAEGYGRDWYAAGQGAVPAQAPAPQPEQLPDPDPEQVRASQPEGLRTPVSDPILVSHDETVALRTSDTRRAAETPPGPGRAERRRAAKGRGRKRPATRPVEPSAESAESAEPEGRPLSRVEARRAARAAKDSPTVIASRAIGELFITFGVLMLLFVTYQLWWTNVLAGQQADRATDQIQENWAKGRKPDAFEPGQGFAIMYIPKLDVVVPIAEGIDKHKVLDRGMVGHYGEGQLKTAMPEDKSGNFAVAGHRNTHGEPFRYINRLEPGDPIVVETQDTYYTYEMASILPQTPPSNVSVISPVPEQSGFTKPGRYITLTTCTPEFKSTYRMIVWGKMVDERPRSKGKPDALVG; via the coding sequence GTGAGCGCCGTGCGCCCGGGGCACGAGCACGGTCACGAGGACGAGCACGGCTACGGGTACGGGCCGCAGGGGCAGGGCGAGCTGGCGTACGACCCGTTGACGGATCCCGTTCCTCCCGGCGGGCACGGATCGCCGTGGTTCCGGGACACGGCCGTCCCGGCGTCCGACGCGCAGCAGTATCAGCCGCAGTCGCCGCAGCCGGCGCCATCGCCGCAGGCGTCGCAGCAGGAATGGCAGGGCGGCCGGTACCCCGTGAACGAGGCGGAGGGGTACGGGCGCGACTGGTATGCGGCCGGGCAGGGGGCCGTGCCCGCACAGGCCCCTGCACCGCAGCCGGAGCAGCTGCCCGACCCCGATCCCGAGCAGGTACGCGCCTCCCAGCCGGAGGGTCTGCGGACGCCCGTGTCCGATCCGATCCTCGTGTCCCACGACGAGACGGTGGCCCTGCGCACGTCCGACACCCGCCGTGCCGCGGAGACACCTCCGGGACCGGGCCGGGCGGAGCGGCGCAGGGCGGCCAAGGGACGGGGCCGTAAGCGTCCTGCCACGCGACCCGTGGAGCCGTCGGCGGAGTCGGCGGAATCGGCGGAGCCGGAAGGGAGACCGCTCAGCCGCGTCGAGGCCCGGCGGGCGGCACGTGCGGCCAAGGACAGCCCGACGGTCATCGCCAGCCGTGCCATCGGTGAACTGTTCATCACCTTCGGTGTCCTGATGCTGCTGTTCGTCACCTACCAGCTGTGGTGGACGAATGTGCTCGCGGGCCAGCAGGCCGACAGGGCGACCGACCAGATCCAGGAGAACTGGGCGAAGGGCCGCAAGCCTGACGCCTTCGAGCCCGGCCAGGGCTTCGCCATCATGTACATCCCCAAGCTGGACGTCGTGGTGCCGATCGCCGAGGGCATCGACAAGCACAAGGTGCTCGACCGGGGCATGGTCGGCCACTACGGCGAGGGACAGCTGAAGACGGCGATGCCCGAGGACAAGTCGGGCAACTTCGCGGTCGCGGGCCACCGCAACACCCACGGCGAACCGTTCCGGTACATCAACCGGTTGGAGCCGGGAGACCCGATCGTCGTCGAGACCCAGGACACGTACTACACGTACGAGATGGCGAGCATCCTTCCGCAGACCCCGCCGTCGAACGTGAGTGTGATCAGTCCCGTACCGGAGCAGTCCGGGTTCACCAAGCCCGGCAGATACATCACTTTGACGACGTGCACCCCCGAATTCAAGAGTACGTACCGCATGATCGTGTGGGGGAAGATGGTCGACGAACGGCCGCGCAGCAAGGGCAAACCGGACGCACTCGTCGGCTGA
- the crgA gene encoding cell division protein CrgA, which yields MPKSRIRKKADFTPPPAAKAASIKLTNRSWVAPVMLALFLIGLAWIVLFYVTEGELPIKSFGNWNIVAGFGFIAAGFGVSTQWK from the coding sequence GTGCCGAAGTCACGTATCCGCAAGAAGGCCGACTTCACGCCGCCTCCGGCCGCGAAGGCGGCCAGCATAAAGCTCACCAACCGCAGCTGGGTCGCGCCGGTGATGCTCGCGCTGTTCCTCATCGGGCTCGCCTGGATCGTCCTCTTCTATGTGACGGAGGGCGAACTGCCGATCAAGAGCTTCGGCAACTGGAACATCGTCGCCGGCTTCGGCTTCATCGCCGCGGGCTTCGGCGTCTCGACCCAGTGGAAGTAG
- a CDS encoding rhomboid family intramembrane serine protease translates to MEQAPGGPQEPQDSHSLPSCYRHPGRETGISCTRCERPICTDCMVEASVGFHCPECVRTGSGTGHRPNASRPRTIAGGAVAADPHLVTKVLIGINLAVFLAARIVGDRLLDPLVLVGQWPPPPYIATEGVAEGEAYRLLTSMFLHWEIWHVFFNLLLLWWLGGPLEQALGRVRYLALYLVSGLAGSALTYLIAAPEHASLGASGAIYGLLGATVVLMRRLSYDLRPIMVLIAINLVITFFWENIAWQAHIGGLIAGVVIAYGLVHAPSGKRRNAVQFATCGLVLLASVVAVVARTASIT, encoded by the coding sequence ATGGAGCAGGCACCAGGCGGTCCGCAGGAGCCGCAGGACTCCCACAGCCTGCCCAGCTGCTACCGCCATCCAGGCCGGGAGACGGGCATCAGCTGCACCCGCTGCGAGCGCCCGATCTGTACCGACTGCATGGTCGAGGCGTCGGTCGGCTTCCACTGCCCGGAGTGTGTCCGCACGGGTTCCGGTACGGGGCACCGTCCGAACGCGAGCCGGCCCCGCACGATCGCGGGAGGCGCCGTCGCGGCCGACCCGCATCTGGTGACGAAGGTTTTGATCGGCATCAATCTGGCGGTTTTCCTGGCCGCCCGGATCGTTGGCGACCGGCTCCTGGACCCGCTCGTGCTCGTGGGGCAGTGGCCGCCGCCCCCGTACATCGCGACCGAAGGCGTTGCGGAGGGGGAGGCGTATCGGCTGCTGACCTCGATGTTCCTGCACTGGGAGATCTGGCACGTCTTCTTCAACCTGCTGCTGCTGTGGTGGCTCGGCGGGCCGCTGGAGCAGGCTCTGGGCCGGGTGCGCTATCTGGCGCTGTACCTGGTCTCCGGACTTGCCGGAAGCGCGCTGACCTATCTGATCGCTGCCCCCGAGCATGCCTCACTCGGTGCCTCCGGCGCGATCTACGGCCTGCTCGGTGCCACCGTGGTCCTGATGCGCCGGCTCAGCTACGATCTGCGGCCGATCATGGTGCTCATCGCCATCAACCTGGTGATCACGTTCTTCTGGGAGAACATCGCCTGGCAGGCGCACATCGGAGGGCTGATCGCGGGAGTCGTGATCGCCTACGGTCTGGTCCACGCCCCGTCCGGCAAGCGCCGCAACGCCGTCCAGTTCGCCACGTGTGGGCTGGTCCTGCTCGCGTCCGTCGTCGCTGTCGTCGCCAGGACCGCCTCGATCACCTGA
- a CDS encoding class E sortase, whose amino-acid sequence MARARGRIAGAISVFGELLITAGVVLGLFVVYSLWWTNVLADREASRQGDRIRENWANGGPERPAEKKELDLGDGIGFLHVPAMGDDEVLVKKGTDTEELNDGIAGYYTEPIKSALPWDDKGNFTLAAHRDGHGAKFHNIHKLQNGDPIVFETKDTWYVYKVYKTLPKTSKYNVNVLQPVPKESGKTKPGRYITLTTCTPIYTSNYRYIVWGELERTEKVDDARTPPAELR is encoded by the coding sequence GTGGCACGTGCACGAGGCCGGATCGCCGGCGCCATCAGTGTCTTCGGGGAGCTGCTGATCACCGCGGGTGTGGTGCTCGGGCTCTTCGTCGTCTACTCGCTGTGGTGGACGAATGTCCTCGCCGACCGTGAAGCCTCCAGGCAGGGCGACCGCATCCGCGAGAACTGGGCGAACGGTGGTCCCGAGAGACCTGCGGAGAAGAAGGAACTGGACCTGGGGGACGGCATCGGCTTCCTCCACGTACCCGCGATGGGCGACGACGAGGTGCTGGTGAAGAAGGGCACCGACACCGAGGAGCTCAACGACGGGATCGCCGGCTACTACACCGAGCCGATCAAGTCGGCCCTCCCCTGGGACGACAAGGGCAACTTCACGCTGGCCGCGCACCGGGACGGGCACGGAGCCAAGTTCCACAACATCCACAAGCTCCAGAACGGCGATCCGATCGTCTTCGAGACGAAGGACACCTGGTACGTCTACAAGGTCTACAAGACGCTGCCGAAGACCTCGAAGTACAACGTGAACGTCCTGCAGCCGGTTCCCAAGGAGTCCGGGAAGACGAAGCCCGGCCGGTACATCACGCTGACGACCTGCACGCCGATCTACACCTCCAACTACCGGTACATCGTCTGGGGCGAGCTGGAGCGCACCGAGAAGGTCGACGACGCGCGCACGCCCCCGGCGGAGCTGCGCTAG
- the pknB gene encoding Stk1 family PASTA domain-containing Ser/Thr kinase: protein MEEPRRLGGRYELGSVLGRGGMAEVYLAHDTRLGRTVAVKTLRADLARDPSFQARFRREAQSAASLNHPAIVAVYDTGEDYVDGVSIPYIVMEYVDGSTLRELLHSGRKLLPERTLEMTVGILQALEYSHRAGIVHRDIKPANVMLTRTGQVKVMDFGIARAMGDSGMTMTQTAAVIGTAQYLSPEQAKGEQVDARSDLYSTGCLLYELLTVRPPFVGDSPVAVAYQHVREEPQPPSNFDPEITPEMDAIVLKALVKDPDYRYQSADEMRADIEACLDGQPVAATAAMGVGGYGGGYGPNDQPTTALRQADPAGQTSMLPPMNPDDGGYDGYDDRQGRRRQKKSNTSTILLVLAGILVLVGAVLIGKSIFDTSDGGGKVAVPQLVGSTLKEAQDAARNANVQVTQSGTERCDQPKGKICSQDPEPPAQMNEGDTIQVVVSEGAPKVKVPTVLDMDREQATEILKDEKFKVEIKEIESSEEDPGTVLEQDPPGRSMAEAGTTVTLTVAKQAKQDLPNVVGQQIDPVTSQLQLLGFQVNRVDVDSDRPLGEIISQDPPAGKHPKGSKVTLQVSKGPAQTQVPVPGIVGRTVGQAKQMLQQAGFTNIQFEPGSSPDDNAFVTKSNPAPGTPVDPATTPIVLTTIGGGGNGNGNGGGNNGGLFGGGEGD from the coding sequence ATGGAAGAGCCGCGTCGCCTCGGCGGCCGGTATGAACTGGGCTCGGTGCTCGGCCGTGGTGGCATGGCCGAGGTCTACCTCGCCCACGACACCCGGCTCGGCCGCACTGTCGCCGTGAAGACGCTGCGGGCCGACCTCGCCCGCGACCCGTCCTTCCAGGCCCGGTTCCGCCGTGAGGCCCAGTCCGCCGCCTCGCTCAACCACCCGGCGATCGTCGCGGTCTACGACACCGGTGAGGACTATGTCGACGGGGTCTCGATCCCGTACATCGTCATGGAGTACGTGGACGGGTCCACACTCCGTGAGCTGCTTCACTCCGGCCGCAAGCTGCTGCCGGAGCGCACGCTCGAGATGACCGTGGGCATCCTGCAGGCGCTGGAGTACTCGCACCGCGCCGGCATCGTCCACCGCGACATCAAGCCGGCCAACGTCATGCTGACCAGGACCGGTCAGGTCAAGGTCATGGACTTCGGCATCGCCCGGGCCATGGGCGACTCCGGCATGACCATGACGCAGACCGCGGCCGTCATCGGCACCGCCCAGTACCTCTCGCCGGAGCAGGCGAAGGGAGAGCAGGTCGACGCCCGCTCGGACCTTTACTCGACCGGTTGCCTGCTCTACGAGCTCCTCACCGTCCGTCCCCCCTTCGTGGGCGACTCCCCGGTGGCCGTGGCCTACCAGCACGTACGGGAAGAGCCGCAGCCGCCCAGCAACTTCGACCCCGAGATCACGCCCGAGATGGACGCGATCGTGTTGAAGGCACTGGTGAAGGACCCGGACTACCGCTACCAGTCCGCCGACGAGATGCGCGCGGACATCGAGGCGTGCCTCGACGGCCAGCCGGTCGCCGCCACGGCGGCGATGGGCGTTGGCGGCTACGGCGGCGGCTACGGCCCGAACGACCAGCCGACCACGGCACTGCGCCAGGCCGACCCGGCCGGCCAGACGTCGATGCTGCCCCCCATGAACCCGGACGACGGCGGCTACGACGGCTACGACGACCGTCAGGGCCGCAGACGCCAGAAGAAGTCCAACACCTCGACCATCCTGCTGGTGCTCGCGGGCATCCTGGTGCTCGTCGGCGCGGTGCTGATCGGCAAGTCGATCTTCGACACCAGCGACGGCGGCGGCAAGGTGGCCGTTCCGCAGCTCGTCGGCTCCACGCTCAAGGAAGCGCAGGACGCAGCCAGGAACGCCAATGTGCAGGTCACCCAGTCCGGCACGGAGCGCTGCGACCAGCCGAAGGGCAAGATCTGCTCCCAGGACCCGGAGCCCCCGGCCCAGATGAACGAGGGCGACACCATTCAGGTCGTCGTCTCCGAGGGCGCGCCGAAGGTCAAGGTCCCCACTGTTCTCGACATGGACCGTGAGCAGGCGACCGAGATCCTCAAGGACGAGAAGTTCAAGGTCGAGATCAAGGAGATCGAGTCCTCCGAGGAGGACCCCGGCACGGTCCTCGAACAGGATCCCCCGGGCCGCTCCATGGCAGAGGCCGGAACCACGGTCACCCTCACCGTCGCCAAGCAGGCCAAGCAGGACCTGCCGAACGTCGTCGGCCAGCAGATCGACCCGGTGACGAGCCAGCTGCAGCTGCTCGGCTTCCAGGTGAACCGGGTGGACGTCGACTCGGACAGGCCGCTGGGCGAGATCATCAGCCAGGACCCGCCGGCCGGCAAGCACCCCAAGGGCTCCAAGGTCACCCTCCAGGTCTCCAAGGGCCCGGCCCAGACCCAGGTCCCGGTTCCGGGAATCGTGGGCAGGACAGTCGGCCAGGCCAAGCAGATGCTCCAGCAGGCCGGCTTCACCAACATCCAGTTCGAGCCGGGCAGCTCCCCGGACGACAACGCCTTTGTGACGAAGTCCAACCCGGCTCCGGGCACGCCCGTCGACCCGGCCACCACCCCCATCGTCCTCACGACCATCGGTGGGGGCGGCAACGGCAACGGCAACGGTGGCGGCAACAACGGCGGCCTCTTCGGCGGCGGAGAGGGCGACTGA
- a CDS encoding class E sortase has translation MSFSVRVLVRTFSELCITIGTLIVLFVVHLLFWTGIEADRATGREIDRLEAGWATDPEAGTPGPGGGSPEPVPVTYEPGEPLAVMYIPRFGADWDWPVLQGTGTGVLKKGLGHYASTGTLGAKGNFAVAGHRRTHGDPFKDFPRLRPGDAVVLTDGTTWFTYRIANKPYRTVPSDVGVIEPVPRPLREEAAVFDEPGRYLTLTTCEPEWGSSHRLIVWAHLDATRPVTDGKPPALRS, from the coding sequence GTGTCGTTCTCGGTACGTGTGCTCGTCAGGACCTTCAGTGAACTGTGCATCACCATCGGCACCCTGATCGTCCTCTTCGTCGTCCATCTGCTCTTCTGGACCGGGATCGAGGCCGACCGCGCCACCGGCCGCGAGATCGACCGCCTGGAGGCCGGCTGGGCGACGGACCCGGAAGCCGGTACGCCGGGCCCCGGCGGCGGGAGCCCGGAGCCCGTGCCGGTGACGTACGAACCCGGCGAGCCCTTAGCGGTCATGTACATCCCCCGGTTCGGTGCCGACTGGGACTGGCCCGTCCTCCAGGGCACCGGCACCGGCGTGCTCAAGAAGGGGCTGGGGCACTACGCCTCCACGGGCACTCTCGGGGCGAAGGGCAACTTCGCGGTCGCCGGGCACCGCCGCACCCACGGAGACCCCTTCAAGGACTTCCCGAGGCTGCGCCCCGGTGACGCGGTGGTGCTCACGGACGGGACGACCTGGTTCACCTACCGCATCGCGAACAAGCCGTACCGAACCGTCCCGAGCGATGTAGGCGTCATCGAGCCGGTGCCCCGGCCGTTGAGGGAGGAAGCAGCCGTTTTCGACGAGCCCGGGCGTTATCTGACGCTGACCACCTGCGAGCCGGAGTGGGGCAGCAGCCACCGTCTGATCGTCTGGGCACACCTCGACGCGACCCGGCCTGTGACCGACGGCAAACCACCAGCTTTGCGCAGCTGA
- a CDS encoding peptidoglycan D,D-transpeptidase FtsI family protein, giving the protein MNKPLRRIAIFCGILVLALMIRDNWLQYVRADELNTHKKNKRVEIERYAHERGNIIVDGKAITGSTVTDDTYYKYKRTYTNGPMWAPVTGYASQVFGANQLEKLEDGILSGNSDQLFFDRTMAMFTGDEKKGGNVLTTLNGKAQKAAYEGLGEKKGAVAAIDPKTGKILALASTPSYDPSSFAGRLKKDGEAWTSLTKDPDKPMLNRALRETYPPGSTFKVVTAAAALEYGAVKDINDPTDTPEPYILPGTRTPMVNHADGCENATLNRAMEVSCNSVFAKLGDDVTRDKMVEMSERFGFNDPEIDTPVRAAASVYDKTMSRDGNAQSSIGQFNTAATPLQMAMVTAAIANDGKLMKPYMVDKLVSPDLDVIQQNDPEEMSRPISAENAQLLQQMMENVVERGTGGNAAIDGVKVGGKTGTAQHGENNSKNPYAWFISYAKDDNGSPVAVAVVVEDSNARRDDISGGGLAAPIARAVMQAVLGDNQ; this is encoded by the coding sequence GTGAACAAGCCCCTGCGCCGGATCGCGATCTTCTGCGGAATCCTGGTCCTCGCCCTGATGATCAGGGACAACTGGCTCCAGTACGTCCGGGCCGACGAGCTGAACACGCACAAGAAGAACAAACGCGTCGAGATCGAGCGTTACGCCCACGAGCGCGGCAACATCATCGTCGACGGCAAGGCGATCACCGGCTCCACCGTGACGGACGACACGTACTACAAGTACAAGCGGACCTACACCAACGGGCCCATGTGGGCCCCGGTGACCGGTTACGCCTCGCAGGTCTTCGGCGCCAACCAGCTTGAGAAGCTCGAGGACGGCATCCTCAGCGGCAACTCGGACCAGCTCTTCTTCGACCGCACGATGGCGATGTTCACCGGCGACGAGAAGAAGGGCGGCAACGTCCTCACCACCCTCAACGGCAAGGCGCAGAAGGCCGCCTACGAGGGTCTCGGCGAGAAGAAGGGCGCCGTCGCGGCGATCGACCCGAAGACGGGCAAGATCCTCGCCCTCGCCTCCACCCCGTCGTACGACCCCTCCTCCTTCGCGGGCCGCCTGAAGAAGGACGGCGAGGCGTGGACGTCGCTGACGAAGGACCCCGACAAGCCGATGCTGAACCGCGCGCTGCGCGAGACGTACCCGCCCGGCTCCACATTCAAGGTCGTCACCGCCGCCGCCGCGCTCGAGTACGGCGCGGTCAAGGACATCAACGATCCGACCGACACCCCCGAGCCGTACATCCTCCCCGGCACCCGTACGCCGATGGTCAACCACGCCGACGGCTGCGAGAACGCCACCCTGAACAGGGCCATGGAGGTTTCCTGCAACTCCGTCTTCGCCAAGCTCGGCGATGACGTGACCCGCGACAAAATGGTCGAGATGTCGGAGAGGTTCGGCTTCAACGACCCGGAGATCGACACTCCGGTCCGCGCCGCCGCCTCGGTCTACGACAAGACGATGAGCCGCGACGGCAACGCGCAGTCGTCCATCGGCCAGTTCAACACCGCCGCCACCCCGCTCCAGATGGCGATGGTCACGGCGGCGATCGCCAACGACGGCAAGCTGATGAAGCCGTACATGGTCGACAAGCTTGTCTCCCCGGACCTGGACGTCATCCAGCAGAACGACCCGGAGGAGATGAGCCGGCCGATCTCCGCGGAGAACGCCCAGCTGCTCCAGCAAATGATGGAGAACGTCGTCGAGAGGGGCACCGGCGGCAACGCGGCCATCGACGGCGTCAAGGTCGGCGGAAAGACCGGTACCGCCCAGCACGGCGAGAACAACAGCAAGAACCCCTACGCCTGGTTCATCTCGTACGCCAAGGACGACAACGGATCACCGGTCGCCGTCGCGGTCGTGGTCGAGGACAGCAACGCACGCCGTGACGACATCTCCGGCGGCGGTCTCGCCGCGCCGATCGCCAGGGCTGTGATGCAGGCAGTACTGGGCGACAACCAGTGA
- a CDS encoding peptidylprolyl isomerase, with protein MAEQLYATLKTNQGDIEIRLLPNHAPKTVKNFVELAQGEREWIHPATGKKSTDRLYDGTVFHRVISGFMIQGGDPLGNGTGGPGYEFEDEFHPDLAFDKPYLLAMANAGPGTNGSQFFITVSPTAWLTRKHTIFGEVSSEAGKKVVDAIVGTPTNPRTDRPVNDVVIESVVVETR; from the coding sequence GTGGCCGAGCAGCTTTACGCCACCCTGAAGACCAACCAAGGCGACATCGAGATCCGGCTTCTGCCGAACCACGCGCCCAAGACGGTCAAGAACTTCGTCGAACTCGCACAGGGTGAGCGCGAGTGGATCCACCCGGCAACCGGAAAGAAGTCCACGGACAGGCTGTACGACGGCACGGTCTTCCACCGTGTGATCAGCGGCTTCATGATCCAGGGCGGTGACCCGCTGGGCAACGGTACGGGCGGCCCCGGCTACGAGTTCGAGGACGAGTTCCACCCGGACCTGGCCTTCGACAAGCCGTATCTGCTGGCCATGGCCAACGCCGGCCCCGGTACGAACGGTTCGCAGTTCTTCATCACCGTGTCCCCGACCGCCTGGCTGACGCGCAAGCACACCATCTTCGGTGAGGTCAGCAGCGAGGCCGGCAAGAAGGTCGTGGACGCGATCGTGGGCACCCCGACCAACCCGCGCACCGACCGCCCGGTCAACGACGTCGTGATCGAGTCGGTCGTCGTCGAGACGCGCTGA